The following are encoded together in the Rhizoctonia solani chromosome 10, complete sequence genome:
- a CDS encoding cleavage and polyadenylation specificity factor protein, with product MLHALASGRTFRGPRPFINAQLINSFLIRSETAYDKRTFQVMWEMSEPDHPAAGCFMRLHQVEHFVDQDPSFYSSYDFMPGHMIINDEATSRVTVEFETLTIDTGVYLPYLLSTFWAREEGLRVHSFKPDAIVVCVGLGARTLGGVEDSNVYPDERSISYIIPRQSGDVIIGGTYGLKHASMAGRQNVSDVRSIMIESGLDYDQPVRGEFVSKLGPFSTYSDPLPSFVKFLSYNYGHGGSGYQSSWGTAEKAVELVQNLLSSLGTNYLRIFEIVEEQAGASGNAEGSASEPVPGEMEMDSHGDGFINVTELRTAVRAPPHTVLKLHLIREHRIYGIVTGLDQVQTMGTTEDGDAKIALMEWSDVVYDLVTVSIHTYERSTQVNTNTNPHFRSLLRVDPLYRCAALLLPLGGLALLPFYQTQAELDILDQEQNVTSFAKEAPYSPSFVLDLPADVDNRIKQVVDIAFLPGFNNPTLAVLYKSEFTTGGIVGRASNHWFSRVSNVANIAPPDQPNAEGFDMDNAFIEWVGTEPASSFPLGPFEPIARPERGSVCPIGERAIFIGSLDGEAALARVVRGTTEIQEEEESDDEMEDEDDLYGDTTAPTQAKSGVILQPITGLVVVDTLPAYGGINALVFALAKNGERYAPELVACTGAEYTGGFTLFQRELPTRIRRKVPAIGGARGVWSIALRKPHAQDLEMVVVSTDLAPSPGISRVAKASGNEVQILARTPGLTMVAGAFFQQTCVAQVTTNSIRLLEPDGAERQLYLDAEGNKPRPKIKVAHVADPFIVVIREDDTFGLFVGDTAKGRGTICASASFFTDHTDLFQIRKPGDVVAAHSGPGSHRRRPGESSSSKRRASRKSRGGPAASTTLENIVDAEHGTQWLVVLRKNGFFEIWTLPLIGLAFATDQLQGLPDVLVDSGQAHTVCTDGETDIEHVIIAPIGITRQNLIYRTLAIYEPVPAPPPPDSSENSAPVRDQLTVQFVKVFSRALPLDMHDTKTCGWSIPSAIQVSKPIWLFVTGDHPFWLLRTDASALRIYPHAAQYVNSFAPCSIFEKGEYLIHSDEGTTVVEWLPDVDISHEIPCRSYASDDGRVYTSVAYDVSTRHILAASALRTTFAYYDEDSNELYTPDATHPNPEIHCSALELITPDTWTTVDGYEFAQNEFVNAVESIPLETLSTERGLKDYVVVGTTISRGEDLAVKGATYVFEVVEVVPEPGSKTRQYRLRLLCREDSKGAVTALCGMNGYLVSSMGQKIFVRAFDLDEKLTGIAFMDVGVCVTSLRPLKNLLLVGDMVKSVWFVAFQEEPFKLVPLGKDRQQLSVTHADFFFGSQAQLSFAVLDDFGVLRLYDYNLIILTLIVAYD from the exons ATGCTTCATGCGCTTGCATCAGGTCGAACATTTCGTGGACCAAGACCCTTCATTAATGCTCAATTAATCAACTCGTTCCTGATCAGATCTGAGACAGCATACGATAAACGGACGTTTCAAGTAATGTGGGAGATGTCTGAACCTGACCACCCGGCAGCGGGATGCTTCATGCGTTTGCATCAGGTCGAACATTTCGTGGACCAAGACCCTTCATTTTATTCATCTTATGATTTCATGCCGGGA CACATGATAATTAACGACGAAGCTACCTCTCGAGTCACTGTCGAGTTTGAAACGTTGACAATTGATACGGGTGTTTATCTACCTTACTTGTTATCGACGTTTTGGGCAAGGGAGGAAGGATT GCGCGTTCACTCCTTTAAGCCTG ACGCGATTGTTGTTTGTGTTGGCCTTGGAGCTCGTACTCTGGGAGGAGTAGAAGACTCAAACGTCTATCCC GACGAACGATCTATATCATATATTATCCCAAGACAGAGTGGGGAT GTCATAATTGGTGGGACATACGGA CTGAAGCACGCATCCATGGCAGGACGCCAAAACGTTTCCGACGTCAGGTCTATAATGATCGAGTCGGGGTTGGACTACGACCAGCCCGTAAGGGGGGAGTTCGTCTCGAAACTGGGTCCGTTCAGTACGTATTCGGATCCCCTGCCTTCATTTGTAAAGTTCCTGTCGTATAATTATGG ACATGGTGGGTCGGGATACCAATCCTCGTGGGGAACCGCCGAGAAGGCTGTGGAGCTAGTGCAGAACCTATTGTCG TCGCTCGGAACAAACTACTTGCGTATCTTTGAGATTGTCGAAGAGCAGGCAGGGGCAAGCGGCAATGCCGAAGGATCCGCAAGCGAACCAGTTCCTGGCGAGATGGAGATGGACTCGCACGGAGATGGGTTTATTAATGTCACAGAACTTCGA ACGGCAGTACGGGCGCCTCCTCACACTGTGCTCAAGCTTCATTTAATCCGGGAACATCGGATTTATGGTATTGTTACTGGCTTGGATCAGGTTCAAACCATGGGTACCACAGAGGATGG GGATGCTAAA ATAGCTTTGATGGAATGGTCGGATGTAGTTTATGATTTAGTAACCGTCTCGATTCATACATACGAGCGCTCCACCCAAGTC aaTACAAATACCAACCCACACTTCCGCTCACTCCTACGAGTTGATCCACTGTATCGTTGTGCTGCCCTATTGTTGCCCCTGGGTGGACTTGCGTTGCTACCATTCTACCAAACGCAGGCTGAGTTAGATATATTAGACCAGGAGCAAAATGTTACTAG CTTCGCAAAGGAAGCACCCTACTCCCCTAGTTTTGTACTAGATTTACCCGCGGACGTAGATAATCGAATCAAACAAGTTGTAGATATTGCCTTTTTACCAGGATTCAACAACCCAACCTTGGCTGTCTTGTATAAATCCGAGTTCACCA CGGGTGGGATAGTCGGCCGTGCCTCCAACCATTGGTTTTCGCGCGTGTCGAATGTGGCAAACATTGCGCCTCCAGACCAGCCAAACGCCGAAGGATTCGATATGGACAATGCGTTTATAGAATGGGTGGGGACCGAGCCTGCCTCTTCCTTCCCTCTGGGTCCATTCGAACC GATCGCGAGGCCAGAGCGTGGATCGGTATGTCCTATTGGGGAGAGGGCTATTTTCATTGGAAGCTTGGATGGGGAGGCTGCATTGGCTCGGGTGGTCAGAGGTACGACGGAGATtcaggaagaagaggagagcGATGATGAGatggaagacgaagacg ACCTATATGGGGACACGACCGCACCAACCCAGGCTAAATCTGGTGTTATACTCCAGCCTATCACTGGCCTTGTGGTCGTCGACACGCTTCCTGCCTATGGTGGAATTAATGCTCTAGTTTTTGCTCTTGCAAAGAATGGG GAGCGATACGCGCCTGAGCTGGTCGCTTGTACGGGTGCTGAGTATACGGGTGGATTCACCTTGTTCCAA CGAGAACTTCCAACGAGAATAAGGCGCAAGGTCCCTGCAATCGGAGGGGCTCGAGGCGTCTGGTCGATCGCTCTCCGTAAACCACATGCACAGGACCTCGAAATGGTTGTGGTAAGCACTGATCTAGCACCCTCTCCGGGTATCTCAAGG GTTGCGAAGGCCTCTGGGAATGAGGTTCAAATTCTCGCACGCACACCAGGCTTGACCATGGTTGCCGGTGCTTTCTTCCAACAGACGTGCGTGGCGCAAGTGACGACTAATTCTATAAGGCTGTTGGAACCTG ATGGCGCCGAACGTCAATTATACCTTGATGCGGAAGGGAACAAACCCCGCCCAAAAATCAAAGTTGCGCACGTTGCCGATCCTTTTATTGTTGTGATACGCGAGGACGACACATTTGGGTTATTTGTGGGGGATACGGCCAAGGGGAGA GGCACGATATGTGCATCAGCTTCATTTTTCACGGACCATACCGATCTATTTCAGATTCGCAAGCCAGGAGATGTGGTAGCTGCTCATTCAGGCCCTGGATCTCATCGCAGACGACCAGGAGAATCTTCAAGCTCAAAGCGGAGAGCCTCAAGGAAGTCTCGGGGAGGCCCTGCCGCATCCACTACCCTAGAAAACATTGTTGATGCGGAACATGGCACTCAATGGCTGGTAGTTTTGAGGAAAAACGGATTCTTTGAG ATATGGACACTACCATTGATTGGGCTTGCGTTTGCTACAGACCAACTGCAGGGATTACCTGATGTCTTGGTTGATAGCGGTCAAGCGCACACTGTTTGTACAGACGGCGAAACGGATATTGAGCACGTTATCATTGCTCCGATTGGAATCACTCGACAAAACCTCATTTA TAGGACTCTTGCCATCTATGAACCTGTACCTGCCCCGCCTCCTCCCGATTCGTCAGAGAACTCGGCGCCAGTCCGTGACCAACTCACAGTACAATTCGTCAAAGTTTTCTCGCGAGCGCTTCCCCTTGACATGCACGATACCAAAACGTGTGGCTGGTCGATCCCTAGTGCCATTCAAGTCTCCAAACCTATCTGGCTTTTTGTTACCGGAGATCATCCATTTTGGTTGCTCAGGACAGACGCAAGTGCCCTAAGGATATACCCTCACGCAGCACAATATGTGAACTCATTCGCGCCCTGTTCAATATTTGAGAAGGGAGAATATCTGATACACTCGGATGAG GGCACAACCGTTGTGGAATGGTTGCCTGATGTAGATATCAGCCACGAGATTCCGTGCCGATCTTACGCAAGCGATGACGGTCGGGTGTATACCTCTGTGGCTTATGATGTTTCAACACGGCATATCTTGGCGGCGAGTGCCTTGAGGACTACATTCGCGTATTACGACGAGGATTCTAATGAACTTTACACCCCTGATG CTACGCATCCGAACCCGGAAATTCACTGCTCTGCTCTTGAGTTGATCACACCTGATACGTGGACAACAGTCGACGG ATATGAGTTTGCGCAGAATGAGTTTGTAAATGCCGTCGAGAGCATACCACTCGAGACATTGAGTACAGAGCGGGGCTTGAAAGACTATGTTGTGGTTGGAACAACCATTTCTCGTGGAGAAGATCTTGCTGTGAAAGGGGCG ACCTATGTCTTTGAGGTGGTTGAAGTTGTACCAGAACCTGGGAGTAAGACTCGACAGTATAGGCTGCGCCTCCTATGTCGGGAAGACTCCAAGGGAGCTGTAACTGCGCTGTGCGGTATGAACGGATATCTTGTGTCGTCAATGGGACAGAAG ATATTCGTGCGAGCGTTTGATCTGGACGAAAAATTAACCGGAATAGCATTCATGGATGTGGGCGTATGCGTAACGTCATTGCGCCCGCTAAAGAACCTTCTCTTGGTTGGAGATATGGTCAAAAGTGTTTGGTTTGTCGCATTCCAA GAAGAGCCATTTAAGCTTGTTCCGCTTGGGAAAGATCGCCAACAATTGTCTGTCACCCATGCCGACTTTTTCTTCGGGTCGCAGGCGCAACTCTCCTTTGCGGTTTTGGATGATTTTGGTGTATTGCGGTTATATGATTATAACCTCATC ATCCTGACTCTGATAGTGGCCTACGATTGA
- a CDS encoding FAD-dependent oxidoreductase gives MFTWRQKEYRFYQSLGGMSAISPQMRNLMSMPYKGAHHVSLAGGDMRQQGMDRETFKVMWEMSEPNNPAERCFMRIPQQEHFCGTKEAYQGLDVMPEFREMRQEELTQGADSGAAFNTIRLTPVYLPYLIHPRERFTSTKPDAIVVCAGIGARNLGGVEDKDVYPVRGQVVLIRAPWVKFGRTKSESDDTWTYVIPRRSGDVILGGTKGVNDWYPSARPATIDDIISRTLAIAPEIAPPFSREGGRHLQ, from the exons ATGTTTACCTGGCGACAAAAAGAGTATAGATTTTACCAGTCCCTGGGCGGTATGTCTGCTATATCTCCGCAAATGAGAAATTTAATGAGTATGCCTTACAAGGGCGCACATCACGTTAGCTTGGCTGGTGGGGATATGCGACAACAAG GAATGGACAGGGAAACTTTCAAAGTCATGTGGGAAATGTCCGAGCCCAACAACCCCGCCGAGAGGTGCTTCATGCGAATTCCACAACAAGAGCATTTCTGTGGAACCAAGGAGGCTTATCAAGGGTTGGATGTTATGCCCGAG TTTCGAGAGATGAGACAAGAAGAATTGACTCAAGGAGCAGATTCTGGAGCGGCATTCAATACTATACGATTGACACCCGTCTATCTACCATACCTTATCCAC CCCAGGGAGCGTTTTACTTCCACTAAGCCAG ACGCGATTGTCGTCTGCGCCGGAATTGGAGCTCGAAACTTAGGAGGTGTAGAAGATAAGGATGTGTACCCCGTGCGTGGCCAAGTTGTGCTCATTCGTGCACCATGGGTAAAGTTTGGACGGACCAAGAGCGAATCTGATGACACCTGGACGTACGTTATCCCGAGGCGAAGCGGAGAT GTAATATTAGGCGGTACAAAAGGTGTAAACGATTGGTATCCTTCGGCCCGACCAGCGACCATAGACGACATTATCTCGCGTACGCTGGCAATTGCGCCAGAGATTGCGCCTCCGTTCTCCAGAGAGGGAGGAAGACACCTACAGTAA
- a CDS encoding pectate lyase produces the protein MITITSLAVALIAAKNVAAVGSPFGFATGTTGGNGAAQAVPTSAAQLKSWLEDNVTRNILLDRTYDFTDTEGSITGTVCKSWNCSPNPQYTIDTGSGCGSSPASTATWKKAGTAGINVKSNKTILGKGTSGWIKGKGLRLSGVSNVIIQNIRISDLNPQYVWGGDALHIENASKVWVDHNYFKNTGRQFIVTGFGAAKQVTISNNYFDGQSTYSTGCDQHHYWALLFAGNGDQITFARNYLYYTAGRGPHIGGLDGYSLTLHMYNNYFNEIAGHAIDPDTGSKILVEGNYFNKVKTPATGNTKGAAFAPTSASMNSQCSGTLGRNCVSNTLAGGSGALTNTGSTGILSAFTASVVKSASILDPGQVPSVVTANAGLGKVN, from the exons ATGATCACCATCACATCGTTGGCTGTTGCTCTCATCGCTGCAAAGAACGTTGCGGCCGTTGGTAGCCCTTTTGGCTTCGCCACCGGTACCACGGGAGGCAACGGCGCTGCTCAGGCGGTCCCTACGTCCGCTGCACAGCTCAAGAGCTG GCTAGAAGACAACGTTACTCGCAACATTCTGTTGGATCGCACATATGACTTTACTGACACCGAG GGGTCCATCACTGGCACAGTTTGCAAGTCATGGAATTGCTCACCTAATCCGCAGTACACGATCGACACAGGAAGTGGATGTGGATCAAGTCCTGCC TCCACTGCAACTTGGAAGAAAGCGGGCACTGCTGGCATCAACGTCAAATCGAACAAAACGATTCTCGGAAAAGGCACCTCTGGATGGAT TAAAGGAAAGGGATTGAGGTTGAGTGGCGTCAGCAACGTTATTATCCAAAACATTCGCATCTCGGATCTTAATCCTCAGTATGTCTGGGGAGGCGATGCCCTGCATATTGAAAACGCCAGTAAGGTCTGG GTTGATCATAACTAT TTCAAGAATACTGGTCGCCAGTTCATAGTCACT GGCTTTGGTGCCGCAAAGCAGGTCACCATCTCCAACAATTATTTTGATGGTCAATC TACTTACTC GACCGGCTGTGACC AACATCACTATTGGGCCCTCTTGTTTGCTGGAAACGGAGACCAGATTACGTTTGCTCGTAATTA TCTATACTACACTGC TGGACGTGGACCCCATATTGGGGGCTTAGATGGATACTCTC TAACCTTACACATGTACAACAA CTACTTCAACGAAATTGCCGGCCATGCTATCGACCCCGATACTGGTTCCAAGATCTTAGTGGAGGGCAACTACTTCAACAAG GTTAAGACGCCAGCTACTGGAAACACAAAAGGAGCCGCCTTTGCTCCCACCTCGGCCTCTATGAATTCTCAATGTTCTGGAACTCTGGGCAGGAATTGTGTATCGAACACTCT GGCGGGTGGATCAGGTGCCCTGACTAACACTGGCAGCACCGGCATTCTCAGCGCATTCACTGCG TCCGTCGTCAAGAGTGCTTCGATCTTGGACCCCGGACAGGTCCCGTCTGTCGTCACGGCTAATGCTGGGCTCGGAAAGGTCAATTAA
- a CDS encoding pectate lyase translates to MFNIGSLTFVLFTAQSVLAVGSPFGFATGTTGGAGAAQAIPTSAAQLKSWLEDNVTRNILLDRTYDFTDTESLELDASLGVARLTRNSRSTPQATGAGLILRQATVTYKKAGTSGIRVKSTRPFWEKAPPGGSKERVYYLIIITALEPLSRSLSQTTTLMVKPPGRGTSGYSLTVHMYNNYFNDITGHAIDADVGTKLLAEGNYFNNVRTPSTGNTKGAVFAPTSSSMNSQCSGTISRNCVSNTLAGSGSLSNTANTGAIGAFTASVVKSASVMDPASVPSFVLANAGLGKVN, encoded by the exons ATGTTCAACATCGGGTCCTTGACATTTGTACTTTTCACTGCTCAGAGTGTTCTGGCCGTGGGTAGCCCATTCGGTTTTGCTACGGGTACAACTGGAGGTGCTGGTGCAGCACAAGCTATTCCGACGTCCGCTGCACAGCTCAAGAGTTG GCTTGAGGACAACGTTACTCGCAACATCCTTCTCGACAGAACTTATGATTTCACTGACACTGAG TCACTGGAGCTGGATGCAAGCCTTGGAGTTGCTCGCCTAACCCGCAACTCGCGATCAACGCCGCAAGCAACTGGTGCGGGTCTAATCCTGCGGCAA GCCACTGTGACATACAAAAAGGCCGGAACCTCTGGCATCCGTGTCAAATCAACAAGACCATTCTGGGAAAAGGCACCTCCGGGTGGAT CAAAGGAAAGGGTTTATTACTTA ATCATAATTAC GGCTTTGGAGCCGCTAAGCAGGTCACTATCTCAAACAACTACTTTGATGGTCAAAC CACCTGGTC GAGGTACTTCTGGGTACTCTT TGACCGTCCATATGTACAACAA CTACTTCAATGACATCACCGGTCATGCTATCGATGCTGACGTCGGTACCAAATTGTTGGCCGAGGGCAACTACTTTAACAAT GTCAGAACACCGTCTACTGGAAATACAAAAGGAGCTGTTTTTGCGCCAACCTCTTCTTCTATGAATTCTCAGTGCTCAGGAACTATCAGTAGGAACTGTGTATCGAATACCCT TGCGGGATCGGGTAGCCTGTCCAACACCGCGAATACTGGCGCTATCGGGGCTTTCACCGCC TCTGTGGTCAAGAGTGCTTCGGTGATGGATCCTGCATCAGTTCCCTCGTTTGTCTTGGCCAACGCGGGTCTTGGAAAGGTTAATTGA